One Glycine soja cultivar W05 chromosome 7, ASM419377v2, whole genome shotgun sequence genomic window, CAGCGCAACTAAGAAAAGGCACCAGTTTGTTAAAGTGGTACTGCAAAACagtaaaaccaaaaagaacaattgaaatagaattttaggcATAATTCAATAATACTCTAAGGGATAGATATCCATATTCATCTACTAGAGAGAAAGCATCATGAAGTAAACTCATAATTTTTCCTTAGTTGAGAAGTATGAGAAATCAGACAAAaacttgaagaagaaaaaaaaggcaacAGAAATGCAATGCTGGGTTTTCtggtaaaggattgattgattcGGCAAAAAGAAGCATAGAGTGAGTGAGTGGAGCGTGTGAGAGAAGCAAGGATAGTGAATCCTCTTAATGGAGTGTGTTAGGAGAAAAAGGGTAAGTGGATCTCCCACAAAAGAATGCAATTTGAATGGGAGGGAGAAGATGGGTACCTGAAGGTTGAAGAGAATCAAAGAGAGAGGTGATGAAGCTGCTGAGTCTGAGATCCCATCTTCGAAGCAGCATCCATCTCTGCCACTAACTATTATTAAAACTTGAAACTCTCTCTCCTCAACTCAACAACTGCTAAAAACCACCAAACCAAGCAacgtataatttattattaacatttctcttcttctttacttttcttactttatcaaaattaatttctttttattaacttatgtACTAACTTCTAACCActcaatttgtaaaataataatacttaaGAAGGACCGAGCTATTTTATGCATTACCTAATCCAACAGAGACAAATAAATTCCATCTCATCTAAAAGAAAAGGCACCTTTAAATGGCCAAAATGAACACTCCATGTTAACCCCAAAAACaaatttagcatttttttaaatatgtatacATTATATTTACTTAATATAGTTTATTTCGTGTCTACCAAGATATTAGCGTCTTTGGCGCCTCCAAATCGTTTATTACTCTGTCTTATACACGATGTAAAGCGTGTGTACCAAATTAgacaattaagaaaaaaaattccagaATTTTACTTTCATGGGGGCAGGGGGAGTTTTATTCTATAAAGGCTATCTGGCATAaacaattcaatttgaaaaatatttctttggAATCTATTGTAGGATTTTGTTTCATCGTCAACGTTTCACCGTGAAGCATATGTTCACACGAATGACACCATAACTTTCTAAcgaaattttgattaaaaatatatttaaacttaatcATAATTTAGATAAAAATTGTACATTTAAATCATAATAATAGATTGAGAGGCTGAGAATGATaaactttccctctttttctattttacaagaaaaaaaaaatatatatatatatatatacacacacggtGAGGTACATAAATGTTTATATATTGTACCACATGCATGAATGTAATTTTTGCTTAAACCATAAGAAAAACGCTTTCCACCCATGACGTGTGCCcgtacataatttatttaatgtatgtTTGAATCAAggtttgtaaaattatttaaaataaaattaattttgaaatgaaatagtttttgtcaaaatatttttattctaaaagttaAGTGGAAAAaactacttaattattttaactaaatcaattttaaactcaggatcaattctttaatatgaaaataatcatgTAAATATTTActcaaaattatattagttgctattttaacaattttaaattattcaacaTATATCCAATTCCAAGCACACACTTAAATATCTTAAATTTCAAGTTTAGTTTCACTAGCTTAgccattttctttccttctttataTTGATGAAAGTGTAGCTATTTTCAAACTGATGAACATTCGCAGTACTTCGATTCGAATATAGTGAGAAGTGAATAAGTTCTGGTACATTAAATAAaccaatttaatattatttccaCTTGTTCGTTGTATTGTACATACCAAGTGTATATGAACTGTATGCCAATATTACATGCGCGCAAATGGTCAACATTAAATGCCTACTTGGGTTAACACAAGGTCAGGCCAAGTAATCACTATCAGTTCCAGGATCAAATTTCGGCAACTGTGGCTGGGATTTCCAAGGCATATTATCTTCACCCTTTCCCCCTTTACATTTCTTCTAATATAATGTGATTTTGGAGCTTACTTAATTAGCTGCTGCTATAATCCAaaagtaatactaataataacaataatcttGCGTTGGAGAGTGATAGATTTTTCGATTCATTGAGCTGAAGTTAGTGGTTTGCTGAAATTGTCGGCATTAGATGTAGGAGAAGGTCTACAAACAAGTTTGCGTTTCTCCAAAGACATTAGTTCTTTGATTCTCAAGACATATCATTTCTGTTTGTTGTTTTTAACTGTCGGAGCAAATGCTTTTCggtctttaaattaaatttacttgCAAGTTGCACTTAAAATTGAGAATTTGAGTTTCATCTCCATACATTATTACAATATTGTCCGATCGTTAAGCAAAACGgcgaaatatttattaattagaaaatggAGATGTATTTCAGGCACTAGCAGTATACTGGCAGAAAATAGGgtgatatttattaaaaaacaaaaaatttacctTTCCCTTTCCTCAAATATGCCTACACTCTATTCTTTCCATAAATGTAAAATACACACCCCTCCACTTAAAAGATAAGTATGTAATACAATTGAATCCGGCTTACtgtaactgttttttttttcttcattattttttatatctgaCAAAATGTAACGATAAGTGAAAAGGGGGCAGAATCACACCTagaaatgtgaaaagaaaatcaataaaaGCTCTAGAAATGTGAAAAGACAAAATGTCATCTGAAAAACACATTCATCACTGCTGTTAAGAAATTCATTAGAAAGACCAAATGCAACTCATATTCATCTCCTAGAAATGTacatgttaaaattaaaataggagAGTAAGGATAAATCAAAAGGGGGCAGAATCACACCTGACatgtgaaaagaaaatcaataaaaGCTCTAGTTAAAAGAGGAAACTCAATTATTACAAATTGATGAAAACCATTAAAAACTTCAATTGGAAATATTAGAATGATTTTGCTGGTGTTAAAAATATCAgcataaaaaaaagcatataaaaCATGATAATAATAGGATTGTTAAGAAGTGTCAAACACAAATGGATCCACAATACTGATGTTGTTAACAAGAAACAATATTCAAGTTGCCTTAATATTAGAAGGAATCTCACGAAATACGTAACTATGCACTGAACatttaataatgattttgaaatcTTGTTGGCTTGTCGATTGTCAGTTGTCACATGTAATCTCAAAAgtcataaaatttcaattcaaaggCAGAGTTACAACTAAATGGCCCCTAAAGAATTGGTTTCTGACATAACACAACACAAGGACCTCATTTGATGTATATAACAAATCTTACCTAATGAGAAAAGACTTCAGTGACTTCAGTTGTTGTAACTATTGTATCATCTAATATACAGAAAATGTGTAAAATAAATAGATGTATCAGTATCAttactcttttatatatatatatatatatatatatatatatatatatatatatatatatatatatatatatatatatatatatatatatatatagccaaATTATACcccaaaaaaaacattaaaaatatcaccacttgaaattttaaatattttaagtgtGTCTTAACTCCATTATAGGTAAAACAACGGCCAAaaattaaaccttttaaaaaaaaaatctatatgaaAAGGGAGTAAAACaccttatatatttaatatacacAGAGAAAGGTGTAGGGTTTTCACATTCACAATCCATAATaacaacgaagaagaagaaagtgcTAGCTAAACAAAAGTGCTATAATGAagagaagaaagagatgaagtTACTATAAACTTGAAGAGGAGCACAATATACAAGGTGAGGAGAAAATTTAGCAAGAATTAAAATACACACAATACAAACAGAACAGGATGTgtcatatttgataaaataacacATTTAGTGTGTGTTTGCATCTGTGTTAGAATTAGAAATGCACATATCTTCTTCCTATTTGCATGTCCAAAACAGCAAACGACACAGAAGCTACAGAGAGTACTCTCTGTAGCTTCTGCAGGATCCAAACATAATGTTAATAACTCAAAACAATCCAAATATTGCATTGGAAATTCTGATAAAATAGATTAGTTGTAATggcattttgaattttgaaaagactAATATGTTGTAGAAGCGATCAGCAAAACCAGGTGATTGCCTCATTGCATTTGCGgacaaaagaaaaagtataGAGAGGTGATGCgcataaataagtaaatatatcATAATAGGAATGGGATTATGAATTATTGGTATTGGTGCAAGCAAGGGGAACATGGAAAGATAAAAGTACGAAGTTGATGctataaaagaaaagagagaaattcacATAGCAGTCTGAAGAATAGAGCCAAGGGTGCCCAAGACGGCGAAGGCGAGAAGAGGGCTGACATCGAGGGTGTCAAAAACAGGGGGGATGATGTTGCGGAAGAGGTTGAGATAAGGATCGCAGAGGTCTCGGATGGCCGAGAGAGGCTGCCGCTCCCAGGGGATGTTTGGGAACCAACTCAGCAAAACCCTAACCATCAAAACACCGCTGTATATGTCAAGCCACTTCCCCAGCCCCGCCGCCACAACCGTCAGCGGCGTGTTCAGGGCTCCACTAGCACTCGGACGGTCACGAAGGGAAGCGAAGAACAAAGTGCCCATCGTGGACACGCTGTCGCTGTTGATGCTCAACACTGGAGTGGCCGCCTTCTTCATCAGCAACAGGGCGAGTCCCATCAGCGTGGACAGCGTGCGAGTGCATTTCGTAGTACAAGTAAGACTTGGGCTGGGTGAAGAAGGGAGGGCTTGAGGTTTGAAGCTCAAGCAAGTGGAAGAAGGACTTGGGGTGTGCCTGTGTTGTCTAACAAAGGGAAGCGAGGAAATGGAGTTCTGACCCAGTGACAGCGCCATCGTCATCTCAATCCGCTAGGGATTTCGCGGAGAACGGAGACCCAAATCTTTATGTTtatcttcctcctcctcaatacactattttcttttatatataaacacaTCATTCTTTTTATTTCCAAAACGCACCTTCAATCATCAATAATCAATTTCTATGATGTGCTCCTCTATCATCTAAATTCTAAAGTGAGATGGTGTATTTTAAATATACTTATAATTCTTTATTGGAAAAccaactattaaaaaattatgataaaattcaaAGCTAACTAcaatatcaataattatttttttaattaactattattattacaaatattattttttaaagtatgtTATTCTGACTTTAgtgttttattcttttattcttatGAATCAAAGATACCAAAAACTTTATTATAATAACTCACACTCAATCAGCTTAGGCTCAACTAAACCTCTTTAGTAATCtcttatgaattaaaatattattacaaatatcttcaaaaatattttattcataatgaaaaataaaataattctaaaaaaagtgcatttaataaattaaaaaaaatgatgaatctgagtgaaataaaaaggaaaaaaaagtttcaacAGTAAGTAAAAATAGTTCAATGATTTTCAAATCAACCAGTTTAAATCAATCTCTAATTGAACAAATTATTCattgataaaataacaaaaaaattgaaaagaaaaagaaatgaatgacatttttcatttttaaattaagataatattttcaaataaaaaaaatattatgacatcTAATCTGTATTAATCTATCActtaattttgtgaaaaattaaagaacatttgttacgaataaaaaaaatatccatcTGTTTTTCCTTCTAAAATTTAACTTCTACGCACATCTTGATAATTGCAACAAATATTAGATTGATGCATacccttaccttttttgttgTTGGTTAATCCCGAGAATAGACAATTGCAATATTGGAATAACCTATCCATcgttaatttacaaaatattttaacctAACAGATTGTTACTTTCGTGAAAATGGAAGTGCCGAAGTAGAACGTGCATATTGAACGCCGCAAAAACACTGTTTCGATGACACATGGCTAAATCCAAACTCTACCCCATATATTATCCAACAAGTcacatttaagttaaaaaaaattaaaaacaaaactatgaATCAATGGAAGTAATGTGAGTTAAGAGACTTTTTTTGgcacataaaaaagaaaaagaactaaAGCCGCAGCAGAGTTACCCCCCAATGGTATCTGCAAGCAAATAAGGGGGAGGAGTGGATCTATAATTTATAGAGAGAGAGGTCGAGCTCCTAACTCCAAGCTTCGCCAGGAAATCAGCAGTTATTTCCTTCCCAAAGTCATTTAATCCTCAAAGTCTCCAGCATTCTCCAATAAATAGTTGGCTGCCAATTGCTCATCACGGTCACATGCCAAAAATGCTTCTATCACCGAGGCTCTATCAAATCCCATAGCCTCAAGCTAcgaataataagtaaaaatcaATCAGCAGGAATGAAAATCGCAATGACACGTATATTATTAGACTACAAAAAGGAGTGACATTGACATACCCTTCCAATTGCCTCCTGCTCAGCTGGAGTCACATTGATGGCATGGGGCATGTCTTGCTCAGGCTGCTCAAACATATCACTGACAGAAAAAAGATGGATACGTTTCTACTTCAAAATTTcgtgaatataaaatattaaatgatgcAAGTAAACTcccaatttaatattatatgataTAAGAATAGAATATCAAGCTAACAAGTAGAAACGTTTCTTTCATATTGCATATATGGGGAAAAAAATTTGACAACCAACAATTGAAACGGTATATGAAGAAAGATAATGGATCAATTAAGTAATGGTTATGAAATGTAAAACGGATAACTTAATATACCATATATGGCAAGCAATAAACTCACCCTTCAGAACCCTCAACAGGTTCATTTATCAACTGGAGAAACTCCCCATGATGCTCTTGAATCAGTCTTAAAAGACCGGGATTCTGCTTACCAAGTTCCTGAAGCACAGGCTGTAAGGGAAAGTGGAAATCATTAGACATCAAGAAATGACCAAAAGGCAGGAAGGTGATCGAGAAAATGAATACCTGTAGAATTTGTGGATTGGATTGCACCATTGAACGCAATGCTTGAAACTGGAAATGCAGACAGAGAAATGGTCACTTAAAAACTATGAAAGTAGAGATTGAAGCCAGATACAACAAGAAGCCTCATCCCAATAGGTGGGGTTGGTTGGCTACATATGCAAAAGCTTGAAACCAGAGTAGTTAATAGCGCAGCGTCATGCAGGCTGATACTACTCCAGGTGAAGCCACAACCTCTCTCTCCCCTCCTTCTCTCTTATCCACCAAACCAACCTTATAACTCCGTCGTTTTATGCTTTATAATGGGGTTAAACTAGGAAAATCCTATCCCTTTATATTCTGAACCTCTTCTTCTTCGATGACCCAGCCCTAACTTCCTCACTTCTCATTGCACTCTGTTCTGAGCTCCCATCGCTGTTGCAACTCCGAACAGCACTGCCTAACACAGCCCAGTGCTGACAGAGATCTTGTCTGGCCAAACTTGACATCCACAACCTGGTTCGTGATTTTCCATCAGTGACCCATCTTTTTCCTGGTGAGTTTCCCAGCCAATCTCCAGCATTTATGAAGAGTGAAAACccatctttttcttctctgtTCATTTTCAGCATATATACATTGTGTAATATCATATCTATTCAGGGTTTAAAATAGCGGGACGACCGCTATCCACTATAGTGTTTTTTAGGCCGGCTGCTCCACACTGCTATTCACTATTGACTACTGTGCTTTAAACTAGaaagaataacaaattattttccGTTTACTGACTAGACACAGCTGTCAATTAAAAAGTATTTGGAATCACAGTGCATTAGAAATAACAAAGTAATTGGAACTGACAAGAGCATGCTTCACAAACTCATCTTATGGAACTTATATAAGATAAAAGGATTGATAGGAAGCTTCAGAATCACAAGTCTTCTTTTTAAGCAGAGTAAAGAAGTACATGATATTGCAGTTCAGCAAGACCGACCCTTGTACAGGCTTGGAGATACCAATGATACCATGTCACAAAGTTTAGGTATCTCGGTTCTATAATACAAAGAAATGGTGAAACAAAGGGAGACGTAAATTCAAAAGATTCAATCTGGGTGGATGAGTGCTTCAGAGTTTATCTATGATACACtaacataatattaatgatgttttatggtGGCATTGAATATGAGGTGATAATGGGCCAAGAATATCATGATTCATGAGTGCTGTTGGGATGAGAACTAATGCCTGCTGAGGAAAAGATAGTAGATTCGTGCCCAATATGGTTTGGACATGTGCCTCACTTAAAAGAGTATATCAAATAGAGGATATCCCTATAATTAAAAGTGGAAGATGAAAAATGGCCTCTCTTAAGGATTGGTTTTTGACAAATACAAAGATGTTATTGATTTATGTAGCCGATCCTACCTAGTGGAAAGAGATTTTGGTTGCTCTATAAGACAAAGGGTTGAAGTAAAATGAAATACATAgcattaatttattgttttttcaatGCTCCATCCTTCTTTAGTCCTTTCCAAACATATTGAAGAGAAATAAGGTAACTTCCAAATTCACGTTTCACACTCATTCTTTAAATGGTTAACATTATCTGTGGCATGGACAAATTGTATATAATCCAAAAAATCAAGGTGCAAACATTGCCTATGTGTCTACTTTCATCAATACAACAAATTCAATATACTAAACTTAAAGCTTTGATTAAACTACTTTGTAGGTCTCTacagttttactgaattttcaaacaagtccctatagtttaaaacttattttaacaaGGTCCCtatacttcaaaaaaaaaattaatgatgttCCTATAGTTTAACTAAGTTTTCAATTAGGAGTTAGGCCTATCAAATGTAAATTTTTGTAAGTCCTTGGTATTTATAACATCAACATGAATGGCCTGCAGAAGACGGTTTAATCTAGAGAGCGGCATTTAGAGAGAGATAACAGAATCttttaataagaatttaaagAATGACAACATTTTTATTCATGTAAAAATGTAGTACATGGGTAAATTCATGTTAAAAGTGGAGGCCTACAAAGTTATAAATCCAAAAATTGTAGTACATAGTACTACATAGTGCATAGGTACATAAATCTACTCTTGGTAGAGACTTAGTGGAGACTATTTCTGGGCATTATAATAATTGATGCTACTTAGACACCAATCCCCATGAATATTAAATGCATTTTGCATGTGATGCATGAACCACATACACTTCTAACATACTGCAAGCATCCATTAACAGAGTCCAAAGCTATCAGCCAGTAGGGACTAAAAAATTTCTAGAAATATATGAACTCTCtaacattttaaacaaaaagtacCTACCtatttcaaattttgttaaaattataggAACCTATAGAGTAATTTAACCAAAATCTTTCTTACAACTTGGATACTGAAGAATATGTCTTTGGAAATAAAGAGAATAACAATTGACGGAGCAGCAAACTCACCTGGGGGTTATTTCTAAGGAAGTCCAGCGATCCAAGTCCAGCACCAGTACTAGAAATTGTCTCCTGGGAGAGAGTTTCAGCTTGATGTAAAGCACAGAAAGTAACAGAAAAAGATGCAAATAGCAAGATGGAATTACTTTTGATGATCCATTCAGTATCATGAGTTTTTACCTGTGGAAACATATTTAAGGGAGATGAATTAGGTCCTACAGGAACTGCTCCAGAAGACATACCAGCTGTTTGAGGAACTGGCACAGCAACTTCGGCTGCTTCAGGGATTCCCTGCCAAAAAgcaaaaaagcacaaaaaattgaagaattgTTAAATCCAAACATTCACAACAGAAAATTTTAAGCATTCAAAAAATACAAGCAGTTAAGACATACAGAATACAAATAATCTATAGCACGCTCTGGGTTATTATAAGCTGCCCGAAGAGCACGACTAACTGTGTCTCTGTCCCAATTGCCACCACCCATGTCCATAATTTGTTGAATAGTCTGCTCAAGATTACTACCAGCAACTAAATTCGAAGCAGCCAGACCATAGGTATCTGCAGACACACTGCAAAAATGTAGAGGCCTTTTTAGAAGACTTGATGAAAGGAAAGGAGACAATGTCAATGGCAAACAACTCATCCCAACAATGTTAATgagccaaaagaaaaagaataatggCATGAAGGTTATGATAAGCAGCCACAAAACAACTTACATGGCATAATAACTACGATcagcaaatataaaattttatttaaatgactAGTATAATAACCAAATGTACCCCTCAAAGAGCATTcagtaaaaatatttgaattaaaaaccaCACTGCTTCCAGTATTATAATGTCAAcatcataataattaatttgattaaaagaaTAGAACATCTCAAAAACTCACGAGTTAAAGAAAAACCATaatggaaaaattaaaattcaaattacagCAAACACATTTTTCTCTTGAATGTAGCACTAAAGATCTAAACGATAATTCACCATTCTTTGCTCAGTAACTATTTTATGGGAGTACATTGTGGCATCCTGAATAAAAACTTCAGTAGAATTTATTAACCGTATCTTAAAAGAAATGTAGAGACAAAAACCATACTTTGTAGTTGGGGCATCTGTGCTAGATGTACTGTTGTTTGCAGCTCTGAAAAaccagataaaataaataaggaaaaaaaccGGCTGATATAGAAATCAACCTCATAAAAGATAGACTCACTGAGTTTGCACTGGAGGATCAGAAGGAGGGGTGGAATTTGACATTGATACAGTCGTAGCAGGATTGCTGGCAGGCTGACACACATTCACAATAGCCAATACAGATAAGGAAAACagggaaagaaagaaatctTTCAAAAATGAGCAAGCAATACATACCTGAACAGATGAAGCTGCAGCAGAACCCGATGTTTTACTCTGTAAATAGAGAAGTCAAAAGGAAAATTATGGTTGAAGAAGTTGAACAGTGTCTCTTACAATTTAcaatacaaacaaaaacaaactattgaaagaaaaatgtcTTAATTGAGTTTATCTAATCAGAACAATCCAAGCAAAAGATATTATATGACAAGATCTAAATCATCTCATAATGTCAAGATAAAATCAGGGGGAGACAATCCAAGCAAAAGATTCTTATCATTTTGATTTGTTAAATGATAGAGAGCAGATCAATAAATCTCTGTatctaaaaattatacaaataaaatttcacTATCAACAAGTAGAGCACTACATCTGGATGGAGGTGACTTGCCTAAGCAATTGTTTGGCAAGGTATTCTTGAAGAAAGAAATATACCTTACTAAGCATAACAACAAGAAAACCATCTTCAGAGACTTTGTTCTCTACTAATGTAGTTTCATCTTTCAAAACCTTACCATTGTGAATCAGCAATTGCTGTCCACATGGGTAATTATCTTTTCCTTGTACATCTTCAATATTCTTCTTGACAGCCATAACCTGAAGTGACAAAAAGAAGAACACTTCAGCTAATAAACAACAAATTGATAATTTCGGCTGATAAACAATAGAATTTGAAAATAGCACTTCAAAATTTTCCGAATACCACGTAAAGCCTGGTGACAAATTCCTATTCTAACTATGAATTCACATTAAAGTAAAATAGGCAACATGGAATCGGGATTGTATTCAGTGTAAATGTGTAATGCTTATACGAGGGAGCAAAATACCTAAAACACAGTTAGTACAGTACCaacaattttcaataaaaaacaaaaacagcatCGGCATCTGAGGACTGAGTACCACGCCCGGAACATACAAAATTccttgtaataataataataataataataataataataataataataataataataaaaagtaatacTGGCATCCACGAAATACTAAATTAATTTGTACAATGTTGGTGGGAAATAAAATGAATGTATGCGATACaaatacaaacaaaatcaaTGGCGGATGAGTTTGAATAACAACAATTACAACCATGGtttgaaaaaaatggagaaaaaatttgcatccaaaaattgaaaaaaaaaaaaaaaacaatcaacaaACGTACAGATATTTTACTATAACTGAGAAAGCAACGAGTGATAGGGAAAACGGAAAAGAGAGACAGAGCTCGCTGAATTGCGAAGGAGATTACTGACAGTGTCGGAGGGTTGAACCCTGATTTCGAAATGGCTCCCTTTCAAAGTCTTCACTGTGAGCTTCATGCCGCCGAATTATCGGAATGACGCCGGAAACGGCAGCGATCCGATGAAAGAACGGTAGTGGAGAAGGAAACCCTAGGCCTAGAGAGAGAAACAACTTCGTCTGTTGCCGTTGCAGAGGATGAACACGTCAACCACACACACATGTATGTATAATGCTTTTTTctattctctttatttttcctttctcccTTCATTAACTCTCACTAAACAGCCAATTtgtttaaactaaattttaaaaaaaaaagtgttttgtaaaaaatattttttaaagaaccaAATAGATCTGTTTCTTAAGAAAAAcagaaattttccttttttttaggaaaaaaaattaaacatatacataaaaaaaagcaaaaacaacttatttttttaattgtcatcattataaaccaaaaagaaaaacaagaccTCCAATGTATTGTAGAAACAACATTTTgtatatat contains:
- the LOC114417883 gene encoding ubiquitin receptor RAD23b-like isoform X1; the protein is MKLTVKTLKGSHFEIRVQPSDTVMAVKKNIEDVQGKDNYPCGQQLLIHNGKVLKDETTLVENKVSEDGFLVVMLSKSKTSGSAAASSVQPASNPATTVSMSNSTPPSDPPVQTQAANNSTSSTDAPTTNVSADTYGLAASNLVAGSNLEQTIQQIMDMGGGNWDRDTVSRALRAAYNNPERAIDYLYSGIPEAAEVAVPVPQTAGMSSGAVPVGPNSSPLNMFPQETISSTGAGLGSLDFLRNNPQFQALRSMVQSNPQILQPVLQELGKQNPGLLRLIQEHHGEFLQLINEPVEGSEGDMFEQPEQDMPHAINVTPAEQEAIGRLEAMGFDRASVIEAFLACDRDEQLAANYLLENAGDFED
- the LOC114417882 gene encoding ylmG homolog protein 1-2, chloroplastic-like codes for the protein MTMALSLGQNSISSLPFVRQHRHTPSPSSTCLSFKPQALPSSPSPSLTCTTKCTRTLSTLMGLALLLMKKAATPVLSINSDSVSTMGTLFFASLRDRPSASGALNTPLTVVAAGLGKWLDIYSGVLMVRVLLSWFPNIPWERQPLSAIRDLCDPYLNLFRNIIPPVFDTLDVSPLLAFAVLGTLGSILQTAM
- the LOC114417883 gene encoding ubiquitin receptor RAD23b-like isoform X2, translating into MKLTVKTLKGSHFEIRVQPSDTVMAVKKNIEDVQGKDNYPCGQQLLIHNGKVLKDETTLVENKVSEDGFLVVMLSKSKTSGSAAASSVQPASNPATTVSMSNSTPPSDPPVQTHVSADTYGLAASNLVAGSNLEQTIQQIMDMGGGNWDRDTVSRALRAAYNNPERAIDYLYSGIPEAAEVAVPVPQTAGMSSGAVPVGPNSSPLNMFPQETISSTGAGLGSLDFLRNNPQFQALRSMVQSNPQILQPVLQELGKQNPGLLRLIQEHHGEFLQLINEPVEGSEGDMFEQPEQDMPHAINVTPAEQEAIGRLEAMGFDRASVIEAFLACDRDEQLAANYLLENAGDFED